From Bacillus pumilus, one genomic window encodes:
- a CDS encoding Na(+)/H(+) antiporter subunit C — protein sequence MEFLMSIIVGIIFMAATYLMLSKSLLRVIVGTAVLSHGVHLLLLTMGGLKKGAPPILKEGLTSYVDPLPQALILTAIVIAFGVTSFLLVMAFRAFQELRTDDMDQMRGNDQHE from the coding sequence ATGGAATTTCTAATGTCTATTATCGTCGGTATAATTTTTATGGCGGCGACCTATTTAATGCTTTCAAAAAGCCTTCTGCGGGTCATCGTCGGTACTGCTGTTTTGAGTCACGGCGTCCATTTGCTTCTTTTAACAATGGGCGGCTTAAAAAAAGGAGCTCCTCCTATTTTAAAAGAGGGGCTCACATCCTATGTAGATCCATTACCACAAGCATTAATTTTAACAGCCATTGTCATTGCTTTTGGTGTGACATCCTTTTTACTTGTCATGGCCTTCCGTGCCTTCCAAGAGCTGCGAACAGATGACATGGATCAAATGAGAGGAAATGATCAGCATGAATAA
- a CDS encoding 2-hydroxycarboxylate transporter family protein: MANTQQLKSITDDSDNNKSVFRKIMSWKIGVIDLPVYLVLAAIILTAAYFNKIPANMLGGFAVIMILGIFLGDIGQRIPILKDIGGPAILSLFVPSFLVFFHVLNPNSLEAVTSLMKTSNFLYFYISALVVGSILGMQRTVLVQGLIRMFVPLVAGTIAAVTAGILVGLLVGYTPHHSFFFIIVPIIAGGVGEGILPLSIAYSQILGVSAESLISQLIPAAVIGNVIAIICAGAMKKLGEKRPELNGNGRLVKSKEANEIFEQPDMDPKVDFGLMGAGVLVACTTFIFGGLLESFVHIPGPILMIVLAALIKYLNVMPQHLQDGSQQFYKFVSRSFTWPLMVGLGILYIPLDDVATVISIPFVCVCIAVVLGMVGSGYFVGKLMNMYPVESAIVTGCHSGLGGTGDVAILSASGRMGLMPFAQVSTRLGGAATVICATILLRMFT, translated from the coding sequence GTGGCTAATACACAACAATTGAAATCGATTACAGACGATTCTGACAATAATAAAAGCGTTTTCCGTAAGATCATGTCTTGGAAAATTGGTGTTATTGACTTACCTGTGTATTTAGTACTTGCAGCGATTATTTTAACTGCCGCTTATTTTAATAAAATTCCAGCAAATATGCTTGGTGGTTTCGCTGTTATTATGATTTTGGGGATTTTCCTTGGAGATATAGGACAACGTATTCCGATCTTAAAAGATATTGGTGGACCGGCGATTCTTTCTTTATTCGTACCATCGTTCCTGGTCTTTTTTCATGTTCTGAATCCGAACTCGTTGGAAGCGGTTACGTCTCTTATGAAAACGTCGAACTTCCTTTACTTCTATATTTCTGCTCTTGTAGTAGGTAGTATTCTTGGGATGCAGCGAACTGTATTAGTACAAGGCCTTATTCGTATGTTTGTTCCTCTTGTTGCAGGTACAATTGCAGCTGTGACTGCTGGAATTCTTGTTGGTCTTTTAGTTGGTTACACACCGCATCATTCGTTCTTCTTTATTATTGTTCCGATTATTGCCGGTGGTGTTGGTGAAGGAATTTTGCCATTATCTATTGCTTATTCACAAATTCTTGGTGTATCAGCAGAGTCATTAATTTCTCAATTAATTCCTGCTGCCGTCATTGGAAACGTCATTGCCATTATCTGTGCTGGCGCAATGAAGAAGCTTGGTGAAAAACGTCCTGAACTAAACGGGAATGGCCGTCTTGTAAAATCAAAAGAGGCAAATGAAATTTTTGAACAGCCTGATATGGATCCAAAAGTTGATTTCGGGTTAATGGGTGCTGGTGTACTCGTTGCTTGTACAACGTTCATTTTTGGTGGTTTGTTAGAAAGCTTTGTTCATATTCCAGGTCCAATCTTAATGATTGTTCTTGCCGCTTTAATCAAATACTTAAACGTGATGCCTCAGCATCTGCAAGATGGCTCACAGCAGTTCTACAAGTTTGTATCAAGAAGCTTTACATGGCCGCTTATGGTCGGTCTAGGGATTCTATACATTCCACTTGATGATGTTGCAACAGTGATTTCTATTCCATTTGTTTGTGTATGTATCGCTGTCGTTCTTGGAATGGTTGGTTCAGGTTACTTCGTTGGGAAATTGATGAACATGTACCCAGTAGAATCTGCGATTGTGACAGGCTGTCACAGCGGACTTGGCGGTACTGGTGACGTTGCGATCCTTTCAGCTTCTGGAAGAATGGGTCTGATGCCTTTCGCACAAGTATCTACACGTCTTGGCGGAGCAGCAACTGTGATCTGCGCAACAATCTTACTTAGAATGTTTACTTAA
- a CDS encoding Na+/H+ antiporter subunit E, protein MAFQILLNALLAFTWMFMNDTYRAADFVSGFVLGMVAIFMFRRFFPQRFYGYALFAIFKLVLIFIRELLLANLSVLKTVLSPKLTIKPGIFAFRTDLKTDWEITILANMITLTPGTLVIDISDDRSILYIHAMDIEDAEKAIHDIRVSFEKAIQEVSGK, encoded by the coding sequence ATGGCCTTTCAAATATTACTAAACGCTCTCCTCGCCTTTACATGGATGTTTATGAATGATACTTACAGAGCCGCAGACTTTGTATCAGGCTTTGTACTAGGGATGGTCGCCATTTTTATGTTTCGGCGATTTTTCCCGCAGCGTTTTTACGGCTATGCCCTTTTTGCGATTTTCAAGCTCGTATTGATTTTTATTCGGGAGCTGCTTCTTGCCAATTTAAGTGTATTAAAGACCGTATTATCTCCAAAGCTCACAATTAAGCCCGGTATTTTCGCCTTTCGTACGGACTTGAAAACGGATTGGGAAATCACCATACTGGCTAACATGATTACATTGACACCAGGTACACTCGTCATTGATATTTCTGATGATCGTTCAATTTTGTACATTCATGCGATGGATATTGAAGATGCAGAAAAAGCCATTCACGATATCCGGGTTTCATTTGAAAAAGCGATTCAGGAGGTGAGTGGTAAGTAA
- a CDS encoding Na(+)/H(+) antiporter subunit B encodes MRKIDTNDMLLQVTTKITAFIILLFSLHLFLAGHNNPGGGFIGGLMSAGAVVLLLLAYDLKTVRRILPFNFIYVAATGLLVAILTGMGSFLFGAPFLSHAFDYFQLPFLGKTELATAVLFDIGVYLVVVGVTMTIIQTIGEKE; translated from the coding sequence ATGAGGAAGATTGATACGAATGATATGCTCTTACAAGTCACAACAAAAATCACAGCATTCATCATCCTGCTTTTTTCCCTTCACTTATTTCTTGCGGGACATAACAATCCTGGCGGGGGGTTCATTGGCGGCCTGATGAGTGCTGGGGCTGTCGTTCTTCTGCTTTTAGCCTATGATCTGAAAACAGTGAGACGTATTCTGCCCTTTAACTTTATTTATGTTGCAGCGACCGGGCTGCTCGTCGCGATCCTGACGGGTATGGGATCATTTCTATTCGGTGCACCTTTTCTATCCCATGCATTTGATTATTTCCAACTGCCGTTTTTAGGGAAAACAGAACTGGCGACAGCCGTACTGTTTGATATCGGTGTGTATTTGGTTGTTGTCGGTGTCACCATGACCATTATTCAAACGATTGGAGAGAAGGAATAA
- a CDS encoding Na+/H+ antiporter subunit D, whose protein sequence is MNNLVILPILIPLLAATLLIFMNKNIMLSRGFSVFASLSAIVCNVYLVQTIFTNGIQTLYLGGWKAPFGIALVADQFAALLVLTASVVGLVTVLFSFQTIGKEKERLFYYSGVQFLLAGVSGAFLTGDIFNLFVFFELLLMASYMLIVLGGSKPQLRESLKYIVFNIISSALFIVGVACLYAVTGTLNMADLSVKIAESGQTGLITVISILFLIVFGLKAGIFPLYFWLPGSYHAPPAAISALFGALLTKVGLYAIARVFTLIFIHDTGFTHTLMAWFAALTVIFGVIGSIAYSDVQKIVIYNIVTAVGVILFGIAANTPASLQGAIYYLIHDMVIKGALFMLAGALFVYAGTNHLKKMGGLIQSQPLLGWMFFISALSLAGIPPLSGFVGKLKIVEGGFSAGHMTFSILVLLSSLLVLYSIMRIFMLAFWGEEQDMRRRKPSIKGMVYPGVLLVILSLAIGLGTEFIAPYINQAAEMLSTPEKYIQAVLKE, encoded by the coding sequence ATGAATAATCTCGTGATCCTGCCTATTTTAATTCCATTATTAGCTGCTACACTATTGATCTTTATGAATAAGAACATCATGCTGTCAAGAGGCTTTAGTGTGTTTGCTTCGCTCTCAGCCATTGTCTGTAATGTGTATTTAGTCCAAACCATTTTTACAAATGGGATTCAAACCCTCTATTTAGGAGGCTGGAAAGCACCATTTGGGATTGCCCTTGTGGCCGATCAGTTTGCTGCGCTCCTTGTGCTGACCGCTTCCGTCGTTGGGCTAGTGACAGTTCTTTTCTCCTTTCAAACGATTGGGAAGGAAAAGGAGCGGCTGTTCTATTACTCTGGCGTGCAGTTTTTGTTAGCTGGCGTAAGTGGGGCCTTTTTAACAGGCGATATTTTCAACCTGTTTGTATTTTTTGAGTTACTGCTAATGGCGTCTTACATGCTCATTGTGTTAGGCGGTTCAAAGCCTCAGCTTCGTGAATCACTCAAATACATTGTGTTTAACATCATCTCATCGGCTTTATTTATCGTCGGTGTCGCTTGTTTATATGCAGTCACTGGTACACTGAATATGGCTGATTTAAGTGTGAAGATCGCTGAATCAGGGCAAACAGGATTAATCACTGTCATTTCCATTCTGTTCCTCATTGTATTTGGCTTAAAAGCTGGGATCTTCCCGCTTTATTTCTGGCTGCCAGGATCATATCATGCACCGCCAGCGGCTATTTCTGCTCTATTTGGCGCACTGCTGACAAAGGTTGGCTTATATGCGATTGCCAGAGTCTTTACGTTAATTTTTATACATGATACAGGGTTTACACATACACTCATGGCTTGGTTTGCCGCTCTAACAGTGATATTCGGTGTGATTGGCTCTATTGCTTATTCTGATGTGCAAAAGATCGTGATCTATAACATTGTCACAGCCGTGGGGGTCATTTTGTTTGGGATTGCAGCCAATACACCTGCCTCACTCCAAGGGGCCATTTATTATCTCATTCATGACATGGTGATTAAAGGCGCTTTATTTATGCTGGCAGGTGCACTCTTCGTGTACGCTGGCACAAACCACTTGAAAAAGATGGGCGGGCTGATTCAATCTCAGCCTTTACTAGGGTGGATGTTTTTCATTTCGGCTTTATCACTGGCAGGAATTCCGCCGCTGAGTGGTTTTGTTGGAAAGCTAAAGATTGTAGAAGGTGGTTTTTCTGCTGGACACATGACCTTTTCTATCCTTGTCTTACTGTCCAGCCTTCTTGTCCTTTATTCGATTATGAGAATCTTCATGCTCGCATTTTGGGGCGAGGAACAAGATATGCGAAGAAGGAAACCGTCGATTAAAGGAATGGTGTACCCTGGCGTACTGCTTGTGATCTTGTCGCTTGCCATTGGGTTAGGGACAGAGTTCATTGCCCCTTATATCAATCAAGCAGCGGAAATGCTATCAACACCAGAAAAATATATTCAAGCTGTGCTGAAGGAGTAG
- a CDS encoding Na+/H+ antiporter subunit A, protein MQLIHFAILSPFLLAFVVPFLFKYVKRIHTGWFVLILPILLFSYFVQMITMTSNGRTLFSQVEWIPSLGMNFTVYVDGLSLLFALLITGIGALVVLYSIFYLSKEKEQLGSFYTYLLMFMTAMLGVVLSDNMVVLYLFWELTSISSFLLIGYWYKRERSRYGATKSLLITVFGGLAMLGGFILLYLITDSFSIREAVNQLQLIMASPYFIPAMILILLGAFTKSAQFPFYIWLPDAMEAPTPVSSYLHSATMVKAGIYLVARFSPIFAISEVWFWTISIVGLVTLFWGSFHAVRQNDLKAILAFSTVSQLGMIMLMLGVGAAAIHENNPAFFGAAVLAAIFHLINHATFKGSLFMAAGIIDHETGTRDIRKLGGLMTIMPITFTITLIGTFSMAGLPPFNGFLSKELFFTSMLRISEINFTDISTWGAIFPAIAWLASVFTFIYSMMLLFKTFRGNLQLDQLEKKPHEAPIGMLIPPIILAALVVTFFFFPNILAYSVIEPAIAAIIPDAIDPGKQFVVKIEAWHGFQPELYMTIGVVALGIIGYLTLSKWRPMYNIFKEKWSFNSLYDRSLIGLEKGSYRLTNSYMTGFLRDYLVYVFGFMIIVLGSVMFYQNAFSFNMEHAAPIGTYEVILSLVMIAATLTTVFARSRLTAIIGLGVMGYTLSLFFVIFRAPDLALTQLIIETISVALFLLCFYHLPKLSMKQKTRKFKMTNLIISVGVGVIVTCLAFASTSNQSLDTIASYFIENSYKLAGGDNIVNVILVDFRGFDTLFEITVLAIAALGIYGLLKAQGKRKRGVRR, encoded by the coding sequence TTGCAGCTTATTCACTTCGCCATCCTATCGCCTTTTTTGCTTGCGTTTGTTGTGCCTTTTCTTTTTAAATACGTAAAGCGTATACATACAGGGTGGTTTGTTCTTATCTTGCCTATTCTATTATTTAGCTATTTTGTCCAGATGATTACGATGACATCAAATGGACGAACGTTATTTTCACAGGTCGAATGGATTCCTTCTCTAGGAATGAATTTCACTGTGTATGTAGACGGTCTTAGTTTGTTATTTGCGCTATTGATTACAGGTATTGGCGCACTTGTCGTCTTGTACAGTATTTTCTACTTATCAAAAGAAAAAGAACAGCTTGGCTCTTTCTATACGTATTTGTTAATGTTTATGACCGCTATGCTCGGTGTCGTTCTATCTGACAACATGGTGGTTCTTTACTTGTTTTGGGAGCTGACGAGTATTTCTTCCTTCCTCTTAATTGGGTATTGGTATAAGCGGGAACGCTCTAGATATGGAGCAACCAAATCACTGCTGATTACCGTTTTTGGCGGATTAGCTATGCTCGGTGGTTTTATCCTCCTCTATTTGATTACTGATTCATTTAGTATTCGTGAAGCAGTCAATCAGCTTCAGCTCATTATGGCATCACCTTACTTTATCCCTGCCATGATTCTGATCTTACTTGGTGCCTTTACGAAATCAGCGCAGTTCCCATTTTATATCTGGCTGCCTGATGCAATGGAAGCACCTACCCCTGTGAGCAGTTATCTGCATTCTGCTACGATGGTGAAAGCTGGTATTTATCTTGTTGCCCGCTTCAGTCCAATCTTTGCTATTTCAGAGGTGTGGTTTTGGACCATATCCATCGTTGGACTTGTGACATTATTTTGGGGATCATTCCACGCCGTTCGTCAAAACGATTTAAAAGCCATTCTTGCCTTTTCTACCGTTAGTCAGCTCGGGATGATTATGCTTATGCTGGGTGTAGGAGCAGCTGCAATCCATGAAAACAACCCCGCCTTTTTCGGCGCGGCCGTTCTCGCTGCGATCTTCCATTTAATTAATCATGCCACGTTTAAAGGCAGTCTCTTTATGGCGGCTGGTATCATTGATCACGAAACAGGCACTCGTGACATTCGGAAATTAGGCGGTTTAATGACCATCATGCCGATTACCTTTACGATTACGTTAATCGGTACATTCTCAATGGCTGGACTCCCGCCATTTAACGGCTTCTTAAGTAAAGAGCTGTTTTTCACAAGTATGCTGCGTATTTCTGAGATTAACTTTACAGATATTTCGACATGGGGCGCTATTTTCCCAGCGATTGCTTGGCTCGCTAGTGTCTTTACGTTCATTTACAGTATGATGCTTCTCTTTAAAACATTTAGAGGCAATCTTCAGTTAGATCAATTAGAAAAAAAGCCGCATGAAGCACCGATTGGTATGCTCATCCCGCCAATTATCCTTGCTGCACTTGTGGTCACCTTTTTCTTCTTCCCAAATATTCTAGCTTATTCTGTCATTGAACCTGCGATTGCAGCCATTATTCCCGATGCGATTGATCCAGGAAAACAGTTTGTTGTCAAAATTGAAGCATGGCACGGCTTTCAGCCAGAGCTTTATATGACAATAGGTGTTGTAGCTTTAGGGATTATCGGATATTTGACGTTGTCGAAATGGCGTCCAATGTACAACATATTTAAGGAGAAATGGTCATTTAACTCCTTATATGACCGTTCACTGATCGGCTTAGAAAAAGGCTCCTATCGCCTGACGAACAGTTATATGACCGGTTTCCTTCGTGATTACCTTGTCTATGTGTTTGGGTTCATGATTATCGTGCTTGGGAGTGTCATGTTTTATCAGAATGCCTTCTCATTTAATATGGAGCATGCTGCTCCAATCGGCACGTACGAGGTCATTCTGTCATTAGTGATGATAGCAGCAACCCTCACGACTGTGTTTGCTCGTTCTCGCTTAACAGCCATTATCGGGCTAGGTGTCATGGGGTATACGCTGTCACTATTTTTTGTTATTTTCAGGGCACCTGACCTTGCCCTCACCCAGTTAATTATTGAAACAATTTCTGTGGCACTGTTTTTACTTTGCTTCTATCACTTGCCAAAGCTGAGCATGAAGCAAAAAACAAGGAAATTTAAAATGACCAATCTCATTATTTCAGTAGGTGTTGGTGTCATTGTGACATGCCTTGCTTTCGCTTCAACAAGCAATCAGTCACTTGATACGATTGCGTCTTACTTTATTGAAAACAGCTACAAGCTTGCAGGCGGAGACAACATTGTCAATGTCATCCTTGTTGATTTTAGGGGCTTTGATACACTCTTTGAAATTACCGTACTTGCCATTGCGGCACTCGGTATTTATGGATTATTAAAGGCACAAGGAAAACGGAAGAGAGGCGTGCGGCGATGA